In one window of Dermochelys coriacea isolate rDerCor1 chromosome 3, rDerCor1.pri.v4, whole genome shotgun sequence DNA:
- the RAB23 gene encoding ras-related protein Rab-23, producing MLEEDMEVAIKVVVVGNGAVGKSSMIQRYCKGIFTKDYKKTIGVDFLERQIQVNDEDVRLMLWDTAGQEEFDAITKAYYRGAQACVLVFSTTDRDSFETIPTWKEKVVAEVGDIPTVLVQNKIDLLDDSCIKNEEAEALAKKLKLRFYRVSVKEDLNVTEVFKYLAEKYLQKLKQQTAEDPEVVHTSSNKIGVFNTAGGSHSGHNSSTLNGGDVINLRPNKQRTKKNRSPFSSCSIP from the exons ATGTtggaggaggatatggaggtGGCCAtcaaggtggtggtggtaggaaaTGGAGCAGTTGGGAAGTCCAGTATGATTCAGAGATATTGCAAAGGAATTTTTACAAAAGACTACAAGAAAACTATTGGAGTAGATTTCCTGGAGAGACAAATTCA agtTAATGATGAAGATGTCAGGCTGATGTTGTGGGacacagcaggtcaagaggagttTGATGCAATAACTAAGGCATATTATAGAG GAGCCCAGGCTTGTGTGCTTGTATTTTCTACCACTGACAGGGACTCTTTTGAAACTATCCCCACCTGGAAGGAGAAAGTAGTGGCTGAAGTTGGAGACATTCCCACGGTGCTTGTGCAGAATAAGATTGACCTCCTGGATGATTCTTGTATAAAGAA CGAAGAGGCAGAAGCATTGGCAAAAAAGTTAAAGTTAAGATTCTACCGAGTGTCCGTGAAAGAGGACCTAAATGTAACTGAAG tttttaaatatttggctgAAAAATATCTTCAAAAGCTCAAACAACAAACAGCTGAAGATCCAGAAGTAGTACATACAAGTAGTAACAAAATTG GTGTTTTTAATACAGCTGGTGGAAGTCATTCGGGCCACAATTCTAGCACACTTAATGGTGGAGATGTCATCAACCTTAGACCAAACAAACAGAGGACCAAGAAAAACCGAAGTCCTTTTAGCAGTTGCAGCATACCTTAG